The proteins below come from a single Tachypleus tridentatus isolate NWPU-2018 chromosome 13, ASM421037v1, whole genome shotgun sequence genomic window:
- the LOC143237295 gene encoding uncharacterized protein LOC143237295 isoform X1 encodes MTFIEFIMTETCTDIAQLQCNREDVGKKKSRTPSHWGKMFDKVFAFFSHHYIRDFRKLLKVFREILKPEGYVICLGIASAHTFSAWLELSTKEEWNKYLIVSRKVFCLKKLSNKYHWKISTNFWKTKGKLLRDTKWNAILKDQSLLSKPLSRCFCSTKVRLE; translated from the exons ATGacgtttatagaatttataatgaCCGAAACATGTACTGACATTGCACAATTGCAATGCAACCGCGAAGATGTCGGAAAGAAGAAATCCAG aACTCCTTCGCATTGGGGGAAGATGTTTGACAAAGTTTTCGCTTTCTTTTCCCATCATTACATCAGAGATTTTAGAAAATTACTAAAAGTATTTCGTGAGATATTAAAACCAGAAGGTTACGTTATCTGTCTTGGTATTGCTTCAGCTCATACGTTTTCTGCTTGGTTAGAGTTGTCAACGAAAGAAGAATGGAACAAATATCTTATC GTTTCCAGGAAAGTGTTTTGCCTAAAGAAATTGTCAAACAAATACCACTGGAAAATTTCGACAAATTTTTGGAAGACGAAAGGAAAGTTGTTAAGAGATACAAAGTGGAATGCAATACTGAAGGACCAGTCACTGCTCAGCAAACCTTTATCGAGATGTTTCTGCAGTACAAAAGTTAGACTTGAATGA
- the LOC143237295 gene encoding uncharacterized protein LOC143237295 isoform X2 has protein sequence MSERRNPGFQESVLPKEIVKQIPLENFDKFLEDERKVVKRYKVECNTEGPVTAQQTFIEMFLQYKS, from the exons ATGTCGGAAAGAAGAAATCCAG GTTTCCAGGAAAGTGTTTTGCCTAAAGAAATTGTCAAACAAATACCACTGGAAAATTTCGACAAATTTTTGGAAGACGAAAGGAAAGTTGTTAAGAGATACAAAGTGGAATGCAATACTGAAGGACCAGTCACTGCTCAGCAAACCTTTATCGAGATGTTTCTGCAGTACAAAAGTTAG
- the LOC143238132 gene encoding juvenile hormone acid O-methyltransferase-like, translating to MNSKPAQYCSSRSKTDVEWIDSRLSHYVSKMTGSNWDIVLDFGCGAGNITKNILLSHCSAHTKIIAIDIQSAFVDFAKETFGHERIEYMVLDVIEKTPLHWAKRFDKVFAFFSHHYISDFRKFLKVFREILKPEGYVICLGIASAPTYSVWLELSTKEE from the exons atgaatTCCAAACCAGCCCAGTATTGTTCCAGTAGATCTAAAACAGATGTTGAATGGATTGATTCAAGACTATCGCATTATGTCTCGAAAATGACTGGATCTAACTGGGATATTGTTTTAGACTTTGGTTGTGGCGCAGGGAACATcacaaaaaacatacttttatccCACTGTTCAGCCCATACTAAGATTATTGCTATTGATATTCAATCAGCATTTGTGGATTTCGCAAAGGAAACATTCGGTCATGAAAGGATTGAATATATGGTTTTGGATGTAATAGAGAA AACTCCCTTGCATTGGGCGAAGAGGTTTGACAAAGTTTTCGCTTTCTTTTCCCATCATTACATCAGTGATTTTAGAAAATTTCTAAAAGTATTTCGTGAGATATTAAAACCAGAAGGTTACGTTATCTGTCTTGGTATTGCTTCGGCTCCTACGTATTCTGTTTGGTTAGAGT